TCAGTATTTTTCCAGTAGAATTCCTCCAGATGATCGTTTCACTGTACTCACATATTAAATACACAATATCAGAGTTACCTTCaatcttctttatttttatCACAGGTTTAGGGACCCGATCTGTGAAAAAAATGGTATAAGACTgtaatatcagtattttttatacaaatcATAACTTACAAAAAGCACCATTGTTCTATCATATTTTCTGGGAAATGTACAATGGTTTTCTTGAAAGTACTTACTTCAGAACCATGGTATATGTCAAGTACCATGGTATCACAATCTGATACCATCACTGTAGTACTGCCACAATACAGTGGCAACTACTACAGTGTGAAATATATACCATGGTACAGAATGATTACCACTTCTCATGGTATTAACATATTCCTCATGGTATGTCAAAGAACAATGTGGTACTACTATTCAAAACACATGATAATACCTTGCTAACTTTTGTGACAGTAATAATggtaattttaaaattacagttaacaaataataatactttcacacacaaaagtaaagaatctatattggttaaaaaaaaggttgacACAGAATTGCTAGCTAAATTATATGTTaagtaaaatcataataaaaatattatgtttttagagtaataatattaaattatgcaaTCAACATCCACTCACCCATAACAATCAAGCTGAATCTGTGTTCCTGCTCTTTATTGTTGATGTCAATGGTATAAATGCCACCATGTTTGACAGTTAAATTAGTTAAAGTGATTTGTCCAGTTTTCTCATCGAGAATTGTGTTGCTTTTGAATTTCTGATTCGGGATGTTAAAACCCTCATCATCCCATTCAATCGCCTTGACAACAACTCCACTGCCGTTTTTGTGTTTCCATATAATGCTGGTGACAGGAGAATTTATTATGTCTGGATGAAAAGAAACTTCATCACCCACTGCTTTCTTCACATGTTCACCTAATAGATAATATATGAGAGTGTTAGTTAACGTTCAACAAGAAAGACTCATTCATTTACTACTATATGTAATTCggatatattataatatattttaaaaccaaACTGCATCAGGGTTGACAGAAACAGATGTTGCGCCATctttgataaaatctgaaaacattacaaaacctGAAACAGCTTCAGTGGTGATGAACACAACACAGATGGTGACCAACATCAAGCATCGTAGAGGCATTTTTGTTACACACAGGACATCTTAAAGcacttttcttctgttttgttCAATGTCTTTTATACACCCAGGATGGAGTGTAAGAACAAAGAATATAGAGGAAGTTTGAAAACCGCAATCATACAGCATTGAGGGTTGCTGGTTGGCTGCAACTGCTGTTTTGTGTATGGTGCGTTCATCGGAAATGCTTCATGTTTGACATGAATGTGTGTCTTTGTTCAGAAAGACTAGCTACTGTACCATGATCTACAACAGAGCTGCCAACTGCTGAGTTCAACCTGGAGTGCGAGGTAGGGGTTGTTTTAGTTGGAGTTgtttcgttaaaaaaaaaaattaagagaaGAGAAAAAGCCCTATCAGCAGAGTTTTGTATTACATCTGGACATGCCTAGTAGTTAACGTCATGATGACTAGTATTGTCTTTTTatcataaaattaatgtaaattaactTGCAGTGCTGCAAAACTAACTTTTCACCACAACAAGAAGGCAAAGCACAGCGAGAGAACTGTGAGGTTTACAAgtcattacatttacaaataatttcaatcacattttaaaaaatattttgaaacggaaattctaatatttttcagttaatCATAGTCTGCATTTACATTGCTTAATGCACAtcaattttgacaaattatttttggTTGAATGCTTATCACTACAGTACGTCAGTCACTGCAGTTCTGAAAGTGAATCACAAGGGGTCCTGCTTGTGATTTCTCAATGCTACAAAAACAAGTTGTAAATAGAAATTTTTAAAGCTTTCCAGAGCGAAATCACAAATACACGCTGGAGCCTTTACC
This window of the Labeo rohita strain BAU-BD-2019 unplaced genomic scaffold, IGBB_LRoh.1.0 scaffold_352, whole genome shotgun sequence genome carries:
- the LOC127160444 gene encoding CD48 antigen, which encodes MPLRCLMLVTICVVFITTEAVSGEHVKKAVGDEVSFHPDIINSPVTSIIWKHKNGSGVVVKAIEWDDEGFNIPNQKFKSNTILDEKTGQITLTNLTVKHGGIYTIDINNKEQEHRFSLIVMDRVPKPVIKIKKIEGNSDIVYLICEYSETIIWRNSTGKILIASKHHPKGEFITAEFTGNPDNFYTCTLDNDVSTETSEPVYERDLFQDVWGYVIVSASMVFIILFLFIPPCHDYCADCRRRHKTSQT